The Mytilus trossulus isolate FHL-02 chromosome 3, PNRI_Mtr1.1.1.hap1, whole genome shotgun sequence genome contains a region encoding:
- the LOC134712424 gene encoding beta-1,3-galactosyltransferase brn-like, with translation MSLRQRCLPAHRIYRNLLMTIFATSCFLCFTLFTHPLIMVHNNCVHCSVSNNYLQEIVHEIYTNGSSAKQPINPTNIEYIHEPLHVCDLHIGQNFLLVLVKSDASNIAHRMSIRQTWGNISHPHIKVIYLLGYYSVVQDMIDLESKTYKDVLQGDFVDIYDNNMNKTAMAYQYAVENCGNTQFLFFVDDDFFINILKVNKYLKTLPDTLKSTLFSGCIIKRAKPFRNKSSKWYITREEYPYDIYPNYPSGGAILMSMTIAKLLKTAFPYVQYIHIDDAYLGIVAQKLKLPLQNDERFDVVHTPPMRLKTIFASHGYGNHRQLLVIWDVFLATMSLNSSTDLNNQLQIS, from the coding sequence ATGTCATTACGTCAACGTTGTCTTCCTGCCCATCGAATATATAGAAACTTGCTGATGACAATATTTGCTACAtcatgttttctttgttttactttatttacgCACCCGTTAATAATGGTGCATAATAATTGTGTACATTGTTCTGTTtcaaataactatttacaagaaatcgTTCACGAAATTTACACAAATGGATCATCAGCCAAACAACCCATCAACCCAACCAATATCGAATATATTCATGAACCATTGCATGTATGTGATCTGCATATAGGGCAGAATTTTTTATTAGTGCTAGTGAAATCAGATGCTTCGAATATAGCTCATCGAATGTCCATCAGACAAACATGGGGGAATATATCTCATCCtcatataaaagttatatatctTCTAGGATATTATAGTGTTGTTCAGGATATGATTGATTTAGAATCCAAAACATACAAAGATGTTTTACAAGGAgattttgttgatatttatgATAACAATATGAACAAAACGGCTATGGCATACCAGTATGCTGTAGAAAATTGTGGCAATACTCAGTTTCTGTTTTTCGTAGATGATGActttttcataaacattttgaaagttAATAAGTATTTAAAAACACTACCTGATACTCTCAAATCGACACTGTTTTCCGGATGTATCATAAAAAGAGCGAAGCCGTTTAGGAATAAATCTTCGAAATGGTACATAACTCGAGAGGAATACCCGTATGatatttatccaaactatcCGTCCGGTGGTGCTATTCTCATGTCGATGACTATAGCCAAGTTATTAAAAACGGCATTCCCATATGTGCAATACATTCATATAGACGACGCCTATCTAGGAATAGTGGCTCAGAAACTCAAGCTTCCATTACAAAATGATGAACGATTTGATGTTGTGCATACACCACCTATGCGCTTGAAAACTATTTTTGCATCTCATGGCTATGGAAATCACCGACAACTTTTGGTCATCTGGGATGTCTTTCTAGCAACAATGTCTTTAAATTCGTCCACCGATCTCAATAACCAATTACAGATATCATGA